A window from Drosophila miranda strain MSH22 chromosome Y unlocalized genomic scaffold, D.miranda_PacBio2.1 Contig_Y2_pilon, whole genome shotgun sequence encodes these proteins:
- the LOC117193843 gene encoding midasin-like: MHGYWLLLEDLDAATAADNLRQQDSNDRADNTEKYVALPFKQVTLSSSPNSGRLVSTRDLVKLCQRSNAQFSVTSAECAYFMFQNAVDVFCSYLPHSREKITLITSIGAKLGIIRSRCEHFANEYKPDVDFGLEIIKIGRASLLAKSELLSNNENGEQLSEQDLKRQKLTEQTRRVIGQTSVKRATFSFTRLASSILERIAVCVSHSEPVLLVGETGVGKTSSVQYLAERTEHKLVVVNMNNQSDVSDLVGGFKPVELNYVHLLCETFNAEKNMQFLRIFATHYNSGRHSVIIRTMISLCHQVFRNTDLKSHQMVPRWRTLCEKLQKLQTQLDKSINISIAFIPGSLVNCISKGEWVLLDEINLASAETLECLSTILEPEGSVVLLERGDFMPVKRYPDFRIFACMNPNTDIGKKDLPVGIRNRFTEFFVDELTTDAYLSLLVSDYLANTGIQRKSVHSMVQLYKSLRRLSEHQLNDGLCNRPVYSLRTLCRSLRICARNLCGSIERNLYESFCLSFLTQLDPESHHVVLLLIRNALLSNAKAVLSKQLPRWGENYLQFEGYWIQLGGLEQQSCSHYILTESVQKNLQDLARIISIGKLPILLQGPTSAGKTSLIDYVARRSGNRCLRINNHEHTDLQENIGTYAADLEGKLTFQEGVLVQAMRQGYWIILDELNLASTDILEALNRVLDDNRELYIAETQTLYTAT; the protein is encoded by the exons ATGCATGGCTACTGGCTATTGCTGGAGGATCTGgatgccgccaccgccgccgacAATCTGCGTCAGCAGGATTCGAACGACAGGGCGGACAACACGGAGAAGTACGTGGCGCTGCCCTTTAAGCAGGTCACACTCTCATCCAGTCCCAACTCGGGCCGCCTGGTCTCGACCCGGGATCTGGTCAAGCTGTGCCAGCGTTCGAATGCCCAGTTCTCGGTGACCAGCGCCGAGTGTGCCTACTTTATGTTCCAGAATGCCGTCGATGTATTCTGTTCGTATCTGCCGCATAGTAGGGAGAAGATCACGCTGATCACGAGCATCGGCGCCAAGTTGGGCATCATTCGCTCCAGATGCGAGCATTTCGCTAATGAATACAAACCGGATGTGGATTTTGGACTGGAGATTATCAAGATCGGACGTGCCAGTCTCCTGGCCAAGTCCGAGCTGCTGTCCAATAATGAGAATGGGGAGCAGCTCTCAGAGCAAGACCTGAAGCGACAGAAACTAACCGAGCAGACCAGGAGGGTCATCGGCCAGACCAGCGTCAAGCGTGCCACCTTCTCGTTTACACGTCTCGCCAGCTCCATCTTGGAACGGATTGCCGTCTGTGTGAGCCACTCGGAGCCCGTGCTGCTGGTGGGGGAGACAGGTGTGGGCAAGACCTCCTCCGTGCAGTATCTGGCCGAGCGCACCGAACACAAGCTGGTCGTCGTGAACATGAACAACCAGTCGGATGTCTCGGATCTCGTGGGCGGATTCAAGCCCGTCGAACTCAACTACGTGCACTTGCTCTGCGAGACCTTCAATGCCGAGAAGAACATGCAGTTCCTCCGGATCTTTGCCACGCATTACAACAGCGGCCGGCACAGTGTCATCATACGCACTATGATCAGCCTGTGCCATCAGGTGTTCAGGAACACGGATCTAAAGAGCCACCAGATGGTGCCGCGTTGGCGCACGCTTTGCGAGAAGCTACAGAAGCTGCAGACACAGCTGGACAAGAGCATTAACATTTCGATTGCCTTCATACCCGGTTCCCTGGTGAACTGCATCAGCAAAGGCGAATGGGTGCTGCTGGACGAGATCAATTTGGCATCGGCCGAGACCCTGGAATGCCTGTCGACCATCCTAGAGCCAGAGGGATCGGTTGTGCTGCTGGAGCGGGGCGATTTCATGCCCGTCAAGCGGTATCCGGACTTTCGCATCTTCGCCTGCATGAACCCCAACACGGACATTGGCAAGAAGGATCTGCCCGTGGGCATACGCAATCGATTTACCGAATTCTTTGTGGACGAACTGACGACGGACGCGTACCTCAGTCTGCTGGTGAGTGACTATTTGGCCAACACGGGCATCCAGCGGAAGTCCGTGCACAGCATGGTCCAGCTCTACAAGTCACTGCGTCGCCTCTCCGAGCACCAGCTGAACGATGGCCTGTGCAATCGTCCCGTCTACTCTTTGCGCACCCTGTGCCGCAGTCTGCGCATCTGTGCTCGGAATCTGTGCGGCTCCATTGAGCGGAATCTGTACGAGAGCTTCTGCCTGAGTTTTCTCACCCAGCTGGATCCGGAGTCGCATCatgtggtgctgctgctcatTCGGAATGCCCTGCTGAGCAATGCCAAGGCCGTCCTTAGCAAGCAGCTGCCCAGATGGGGAGAGAACTATCTACAGTTCGAGGGCTACTGGATACAGCTGGGGGGCCTGGAGCAGCAGTCCTGCTCCCACTACATCCTCACGGAGAGCGTCCAAAAGAATCTGCAAGATCTCGCGCGCATCATATCGATTGGCAAGCTGCCCATCCTGCTCCAGGGACCCACCAGTGCCGGCAAGACTAGTCTTATCGACTACGTGGCCCGCCGAAGTGGCAATCGCTGTCTGCGCATCAACAACCACGAGCATACCGACCTTCAGGAGAACATTGGCACCTATGCGGCCGATCTGGAGGGCAAGCTCACTTTCCAGGAGGGTGTCCTCGTGCAGGCCATGCGTCAGGGTTACTGGATCATCTTGGACGAACTGAATCTGGCCTCCACCGACATTCTGGAAGCGCTCAATCGCGTGCTGGACGACAATCGAGAGCTTTACATTGCCGAGACGCAGACACTA TACACGGCTACATAG
- the LOC117192181 gene encoding protein disulfide-isomerase A3-like: MIKMRCLEAAMLIFGYIATTSAAESDVLDLGDDNFASTLKQQETTLVMFYAPWCGHCKRLKPEYAKAAELVKDDDPPIKLAKVVCTEAGKETCSKYSVSGYPTLKIFRQDEVSQDYSGPREAIGIAKYMRAQVGPASKNVRSVEELAKFLDTKETSIFGSFEDIDSKLAKIFLKFADKNREKYRFGHSSDEEVLKKNGKTDKIVLIRAPHLSNKFEASTVKFEGSAESDLTTFIKENYHGLVGHRTQDTSRDFQNPLITAYYSVDYQKNPKGTNYWRNRVLKVAKEFAGQISFAISSKDDFQHELNEYGYDFVGDKPIVLARDAKNLKYSLKDEFSVENLQDFVEKLLADELEPYVKSEPVPESNDTPVKVAVAKNFDDLLINNGKDTLIEFYAPWCGHCKKLTPIYEELAEKLQDEDVVIFKMDATANDVPPEFNVRGFPTLYWLPKDSKNKPVSYNGGREVDDFIKYIAKEATTELKSFDRDGRPKKTEL; the protein is encoded by the exons ATGATTAAAATGCGGTGTCTGGAAGCTGCCATGCTAATTTTCGGCTACATTGCCACTACATCAGCCGCCGAGAGTGATGTCCTGGACCTGGGGGACGACAACTTCGCATCCACACTGAAGCAGCAGGAGACGACATTGGTTATGTTCTATGCTCCCTG GTGCGGCCACTGCAAGCGCCTCAAGCCTGAGTATGCCAAGGCGGCTGAGCTCGTCAAGGATGATGATCCACCAATTAAGCTGGCCAAGGTTGTCTGTACCGAGGCTGGCAAGGAGACCTGCAGCAAGTACTCAGTGAGCGGCTATCCCACACTGAAAATATTCCGTCAGGATGAAGTGTCGCAGGACTACAGCGGACCACGTGAGGCCATCGGCATTGCGAAATACATGCGCGCTCAAGTTGGACCTGCCTCTAAGAATGTGCGCTCTGTGGAGGAGCTCGCCAAGTTCCTGGACACCAAGGAGACCTCAATCTTTGGTAGCTTTGAAGACATTGACTCCAAGCTGGCGAAGATCTTCCTCAAGTTTGCCGACAAGAACCGCGAGAAGTATCGCTTTGGCCACAGCAGCGACGAGGAGGTGTTGAAGAAGAATGGTAAAAC CGATAAGATTGTGCTGATCCGTGCTCCACATTTGAGCAACAAGTTTGAGGCTTCCACAGTCAAGTTTGAGGGAAGCGCTGAGTCCGACCTGACCACCTTCATCAAGGAgaatta CCATGGCTTGGTTGGTCATCGTACCCAGGACACTTCGCGGGACTTCCAGAACCCCCTGATCACCGCCTACTACAGCGTCGACTACCAGAAGAATCCCAAGGGCACCAACTACTGGCGCAACCGTGTCCTCAAGGTGGCCAAGGAATTTGCCGGCCAAATTAGCTTTGCCATCAGCTCCAAGGACGACTTCCAGCACGAATTGAACGAATACGGCTACGATTTTGTTGGTGACAAGCCCATCGTTTTGGCCCGTGATGCCAAGAATCTCAAGTACTCTCTGAAGGACGAGTTCTCCGTGGAGAACCTACAAGATTTTGTTGAGAAGCTGCTGGCCGACGAACTGGAGCCATATGTCAAGAGCGAGCCCGTCCCAGAGTCGAACGATACTCCGGTCAAGGTGGCTGTAGCTAAGAACTTTGACGATCTGCTGATCAACAACGGCAAGGACACGCTCATTGAGTTCTACGCCCCATGGTGCGGCCACTGCAAGAAGCTGACTCCCATCTACGAGGAGCTGGCCGAGAAACTGCAAGACGAGGATGTGGTCATTTTCAAAATGGATGCCACGGCCAACGATGTGCCACCAGAGTTCAATGTGCGTGGATTCCCCACACTCTACTGGCTCCCCAAGGACTCGAAGAATAAGCCCGTAAGCTACAACGGGGGTCGCGAGGTCGATGATTTCATCAAATACATTGCCAAGGAGGCGACCACAGAACTGAAGAGCTTCGACCGTGACGGAAGGCCCAAGAAGACCGAGCTCTAA
- the LOC117192190 gene encoding protein cutoff-like, protein MSVDEWATHNRCDALKWWSKCFLVGIENIYVANVNRDTIAHTINKLSVRQLWKDCEKPGHRISVSISCCGWWTRFAALCR, encoded by the exons ATGAGCGTGGATGAATGGGCTACGCACAACCGTTGCGACGCCCTCAAGTGGTGGTCCAAGTGCTTTCTGGTGGGCATCGAAAACATTTACGTTGCTAATGTTAACCGCGACACCATCGCGCACACCATTAACAAGCTATCTGTGCGGCAACTTTGGAAGGATTGC GAAAAGCCTGGTCACCGAATCTCTGTGTCAATTTCCTGCTGCGGCTGGTGGACCAGATTCGCGGCTTTATGTCGGTAG